The Vulpes lagopus strain Blue_001 chromosome 6, ASM1834538v1, whole genome shotgun sequence genome has a segment encoding these proteins:
- the CXXC4 gene encoding CXXC-type zinc finger protein 4 isoform X2, giving the protein MNTNVCVEPGPSPEAPGLPKESHLPEGALNSLVDYNSEMERYRSFATSFYKTNGGAFPQAAKIARITTPIFPSSAAAAAAAARIGMSPWNCDNAATAAAATAMLWGSGGGGGGGGGGGGGGGGGGGGGGGGRKSSSAAASASASASSSAILPAGGGGGGGGGGGGGGRTSMHHRNDSQRLGKAGCPPEPSLQMANTNFLSTLSPEHCRPLAGECMNKLKCGAAEAEIMNLPERVGTFSAIPALGGISLPPGVIVMTALHSPAAASAAVTDSAFQIANLADCPQNHSSSSSSSSGGASGANPAKKKRKRCGVCVPCKRLINCGVCSSCRNRKTGHQICKFRKCEELKKKPGTSLERTPVPSAEAFRWFF; this is encoded by the coding sequence ATGAACACCAATGTCTGCGTGGAGCCGGGGCCGAGCCCGGAGGCCCCGGGCTTGCCCAAGGAGAGCCACCTGCCCGAGGGGGCCCTCAACAGCCTTGTGGATTACAACTCGGAGATGGAGCGCTACCGCTCCTTCGCCACCTCCTTCTACAAGACCAACGGGGGCGCCTTCCCGCAGGCGGCCAAGATCGCGCGCATCACCACCCCCATCTTCCCCagcagcgccgccgccgccgcggccgccgcgcgcATCGGCATGTCCCCCTGGAACTGCGACAACGcggccaccgccgccgccgccaccgccatgCTCTGGggcagcggcgggggcgggggcggcggcgggggcggcggcggcggcggcgggggcggcgggggcggcggcgggggcggcaggaaatcctcctccgccgccgcctccgcctccgcctccgcctcctcctcggCGATCCTccccgcgggcggcggcggcggcggcggcggcggcggcggcggcggcggcaggacCAGCATGCACCACCGAAACGACTCCCAGAGGCTGGGGAAGGCTGGCTGCCCGCCAGAGccgtcgttgcaaatggcaaatacTAATTTCCTCTCCACCTTATCCCCCGAACACTGCAGACCTTTGGCGGGGGAATGCATGAACAAGCTCAAATGCGGCGCTGCTGAAGCAGAGATAATGAATCTCCCCGAGCGCGTGGGGACTTTTTCCGCTATCCCGGCTTTAGGGGGCATCTCATTACCTCCAGGGGTCATCGTCATGACAGCCCTTCACTCCCCCGCAGCAGCCTCAGCAGCCGTCACAGACAGTGCGTTTCAAATTGCCAATCTGGCAGACTGCCCGCAGaatcattcctcctcctcctcgtcctcctccggGGGAGCTAGCGGAGCCAACCCGGccaagaagaagaggaaaaggtgTGGGGTCTGCGTGCCCTGCAAGAGGCTCATCAACTGTGGCGTCTGCAGCAGTTGCAGGAACCGCAAAACGGGACACCAGATCTGcaaatttagaaaatgtgaagAGCTAAAGAAAAAACCTGGCACTTCGCTAGAG
- the CXXC4 gene encoding CXXC-type zinc finger protein 4 isoform X1, which yields MNTNVCVEPGPSPEAPGLPKESHLPEGALNSLVDYNSEMERYRSFATSFYKTNGGAFPQAAKIARITTPIFPSSAAAAAAAARIGMSPWNCDNAATAAAATAMLWGSGGGGGGGGGGGGGGGGGGGGGGGGRKSSSAAASASASASSSAILPAGGGGGGGGGGGGGGRTSMHHRNDSQRLGKAGCPPEPSLQMANTNFLSTLSPEHCRPLAGECMNKLKCGAAEAEIMNLPERVGTFSAIPALGGISLPPGVIVMTALHSPAAASAAVTDSAFQIANLADCPQNHSSSSSSSSGGASGANPAKKKRKRCGVCVPCKRLINCGVCSSCRNRKTGHQICKFRKCEELKKKPGTSLEVRGDDFLFPSLPPSLLTPLSSPLQGFLSGLKMQYPFPEASFRL from the coding sequence ATGAACACCAATGTCTGCGTGGAGCCGGGGCCGAGCCCGGAGGCCCCGGGCTTGCCCAAGGAGAGCCACCTGCCCGAGGGGGCCCTCAACAGCCTTGTGGATTACAACTCGGAGATGGAGCGCTACCGCTCCTTCGCCACCTCCTTCTACAAGACCAACGGGGGCGCCTTCCCGCAGGCGGCCAAGATCGCGCGCATCACCACCCCCATCTTCCCCagcagcgccgccgccgccgcggccgccgcgcgcATCGGCATGTCCCCCTGGAACTGCGACAACGcggccaccgccgccgccgccaccgccatgCTCTGGggcagcggcgggggcgggggcggcggcgggggcggcggcggcggcggcgggggcggcgggggcggcggcgggggcggcaggaaatcctcctccgccgccgcctccgcctccgcctccgcctcctcctcggCGATCCTccccgcgggcggcggcggcggcggcggcggcggcggcggcggcggcggcaggacCAGCATGCACCACCGAAACGACTCCCAGAGGCTGGGGAAGGCTGGCTGCCCGCCAGAGccgtcgttgcaaatggcaaatacTAATTTCCTCTCCACCTTATCCCCCGAACACTGCAGACCTTTGGCGGGGGAATGCATGAACAAGCTCAAATGCGGCGCTGCTGAAGCAGAGATAATGAATCTCCCCGAGCGCGTGGGGACTTTTTCCGCTATCCCGGCTTTAGGGGGCATCTCATTACCTCCAGGGGTCATCGTCATGACAGCCCTTCACTCCCCCGCAGCAGCCTCAGCAGCCGTCACAGACAGTGCGTTTCAAATTGCCAATCTGGCAGACTGCCCGCAGaatcattcctcctcctcctcgtcctcctccggGGGAGCTAGCGGAGCCAACCCGGccaagaagaagaggaaaaggtgTGGGGTCTGCGTGCCCTGCAAGAGGCTCATCAACTGTGGCGTCTGCAGCAGTTGCAGGAACCGCAAAACGGGACACCAGATCTGcaaatttagaaaatgtgaagAGCTAAAGAAAAAACCTGGCACTTCGCTAGAGGTCAGAGGAGATGATTTCTTGTTTCCCagtctccccccctccctcctcactcccctctcttctccccttcagGGCTTCTTGTCTGGCTTGAAGATGCAGTACCCCTTTCCCGAAGCGTCATTCAGGCTGTGA